From a region of the Streptomyces venezuelae genome:
- a CDS encoding tyrosine-protein phosphatase, whose translation MSRARIRLATAAAAAALAVGTLPAAASAAAAPAAGVSTRDHVRHQPQAETIRQIPLQGAVNLRDIGGYRTWTGGQVRQGLVYRSDALSKLTDADVTTVSGLGLKKVVDFRIPMELQYDGADRLPAGLSPTSRPVSDLGLYGTLVGAIGSGDPVVQEQMLGGGRAEAYMRDIYRTFVSSPENRAQFAATLREIADGRQGPVLYHCTSGKDRTGWMSYVLLRALAVPEDTAERDYLASNTFRAAYDARVRAGLKQSGRMQNPDLLIPLQEVRQDYLDAATAQLEADYGGFYGYLTDGLGLDLRTLAKLQDRMVR comes from the coding sequence ATGAGCCGTGCCCGCATCCGCCTGGCGACCGCGGCGGCCGCCGCCGCTCTCGCCGTCGGGACCCTGCCCGCCGCCGCGTCCGCTGCGGCGGCACCCGCAGCCGGGGTCAGCACCCGGGACCACGTCCGGCACCAACCGCAAGCCGAAACGATTCGCCAGATCCCCCTCCAGGGCGCCGTCAACCTCCGGGACATCGGGGGCTACCGCACCTGGACCGGCGGCCAGGTCCGCCAGGGGCTGGTCTACCGCTCCGACGCACTGAGCAAACTGACCGACGCCGACGTCACCACCGTCTCCGGTCTCGGCCTCAAGAAGGTCGTCGATTTCCGCATTCCCATGGAGCTCCAGTACGACGGCGCCGACCGGCTGCCCGCTGGGCTCTCCCCCACCTCGCGCCCCGTCAGCGACCTCGGCCTCTACGGCACTCTCGTCGGCGCCATCGGCAGCGGCGATCCCGTCGTCCAGGAGCAGATGCTCGGCGGCGGCCGCGCCGAGGCCTACATGCGCGACATCTACCGCACCTTCGTGAGCAGCCCCGAGAACCGCGCCCAGTTCGCGGCGACCCTGCGGGAGATCGCCGACGGCCGGCAGGGCCCGGTCCTGTACCACTGCACGTCCGGCAAGGACCGGACCGGCTGGATGAGTTACGTCCTGCTGCGCGCCCTCGCCGTACCCGAGGACACCGCGGAGCGCGACTACCTGGCGTCGAACACCTTCCGCGCCGCCTACGACGCCCGGGTGCGGGCGGGTCTGAAGCAGTCGGGCCGGATGCAGAACCCGGACCTGCTGATCCCGCTCCAGGAGGTCCGCCAGGACTACCTGGACGCGGCGACCGCGCAGCTGGAGGCCGACTACGGCGGCTTCTACGGCTACCTGACCGATGGCCTCGGCCTGGATCTGCGGACGCTGGCGAAGCTGCAGGACCGCATGGTCCGGTAG
- a CDS encoding DEAD/DEAH box helicase, translated as MTSSSSARPSRRPTRGRGAAQGRPKSGAGRQKSAPVARPQEFTMPEPIAPALPPVESFGDMDMPEALLKTLAAQGVTEPFPIQAATLPNSLAGRDLLGRGRTGSGKTLAFGLALLARTAGRRAQPKAPLALVLVPTRELAQQVTDALAPYATAVNLRIATVVGGMSINRQSGALRRGAEVLVATPGRLKDLIDRGDADLSQVSITVLDEADQMTDMGFMPQVTALLKQVEADGQRMLFSATLDKNIDKLVKMFLTDPVGHSVDPSAGAVTTMEHHVLYVMDETDKKAVATRIAARDGRVIMFVDTKRGVDRMVKKLLADGVRASGLHGGRSQPQRNRTLDWFKTGEVTALVATNVAARGIHIDDLDLVVNVDPPTDHKDYLHRGGRTARAGESGSVVTLVLPDQKRDMTRLMSDAGISPRTAQIKSSDEELARLTGAKEPSGIPVVLEVPQPTAPKPRSGSGSGSGSRRRSGGGPRTGAATGGAPAAGGRSRRSGGGASGQAPAASGSGQARRGGQGGAAAGGSGERSRRGTAGGGGAAAASARSRVGSGGQGRRRAV; from the coding sequence ATGACCAGCTCCAGCTCCGCACGACCCAGCCGCCGCCCCACCCGGGGCCGAGGTGCGGCCCAGGGGCGTCCGAAGTCTGGCGCGGGACGGCAGAAGTCCGCGCCCGTCGCCCGGCCCCAGGAATTCACCATGCCCGAGCCGATCGCCCCGGCGCTGCCGCCGGTCGAGTCGTTCGGGGACATGGACATGCCCGAGGCGCTGCTGAAGACCCTCGCCGCCCAGGGCGTCACCGAGCCGTTCCCGATCCAGGCCGCGACGCTGCCGAACTCCCTCGCCGGCCGTGACCTGCTCGGCCGCGGCCGCACCGGCTCCGGCAAGACGCTGGCGTTCGGCCTGGCGCTGCTGGCCCGTACCGCCGGCCGCCGCGCGCAGCCGAAGGCGCCGCTCGCGCTGGTCCTCGTACCGACGCGTGAGCTCGCTCAGCAGGTCACCGACGCCCTGGCCCCGTACGCCACGGCCGTCAACCTGCGCATCGCGACCGTCGTCGGCGGCATGTCGATCAACCGGCAGTCGGGCGCCCTGCGCCGCGGTGCCGAGGTGCTCGTCGCCACCCCCGGCCGCCTCAAGGACCTCATCGACCGCGGTGACGCCGACCTCTCGCAGGTCTCGATCACCGTCCTCGACGAGGCCGACCAGATGACCGACATGGGCTTCATGCCGCAGGTCACGGCGCTGCTCAAGCAGGTCGAGGCCGACGGTCAGCGGATGCTGTTCTCCGCGACCCTGGACAAGAACATCGACAAGCTCGTGAAGATGTTCCTGACCGACCCGGTGGGCCACTCGGTCGACCCGTCGGCCGGTGCGGTCACCACCATGGAGCACCACGTCCTGTACGTCATGGACGAGACCGACAAGAAGGCCGTGGCGACGCGCATAGCCGCTCGCGACGGCCGGGTGATCATGTTCGTCGACACCAAGCGCGGCGTCGACCGCATGGTCAAGAAGCTGCTGGCGGACGGCGTACGTGCCTCCGGCCTGCACGGCGGCCGCTCCCAGCCGCAGCGCAACCGCACCCTCGACTGGTTCAAGACCGGCGAGGTCACCGCGCTCGTCGCCACGAACGTCGCGGCCCGCGGCATCCACATCGACGACCTCGACCTCGTCGTCAACGTGGACCCGCCCACCGACCACAAGGACTACCTGCACCGTGGCGGCCGTACCGCCCGGGCCGGCGAGTCCGGCAGCGTGGTCACCCTGGTCCTCCCCGACCAGAAGCGGGACATGACCCGCCTGATGTCGGACGCCGGGATCTCCCCGCGCACCGCGCAGATCAAGTCCTCCGACGAGGAACTGGCCCGGCTGACCGGCGCCAAGGAGCCCTCGGGCATCCCGGTCGTCCTGGAGGTTCCGCAGCCGACCGCGCCCAAGCCGCGTTCCGGCTCCGGTTCGGGCTCCGGCTCGCGCCGCCGCTCGGGCGGCGGGCCGCGCACCGGTGCCGCCACGGGCGGCGCTCCGGCGGCCGGCGGCCGGAGCCGCCGTTCCGGCGGGGGTGCTTCCGGGCAGGCCCCGGCGGCTTCCGGTTCGGGCCAGGCCCGGCGCGGTGGCCAGGGCGGCGCGGCGGCCGGTGGCTCCGGCGAGCGCTCCCGGCGCGGGACGGCCGGCGGTGGCGGCGCCGCCGCGGCCTCGGCGCGCAGCCGGGTCGGCTCCGGGGGACAGGGCCGCCGCCGGGCGGTCTGA
- a CDS encoding cold-shock protein: MALGTVKWFNSEKGFGFIEQDGGGPDVFAHYSNIATQGFRELQEGQRVSFDVTQGQKGPQAENIIPA; this comes from the coding sequence ATGGCACTTGGCACCGTGAAGTGGTTCAACTCGGAAAAGGGCTTCGGCTTCATCGAGCAGGACGGCGGCGGCCCGGACGTCTTCGCCCACTACTCGAACATCGCCACCCAGGGCTTCCGTGAGCTCCAGGAGGGCCAGCGCGTGTCCTTCGACGTCACCCAGGGCCAGAAGGGCCCCCAGGCGGAGAACATCATCCCCGCCTAA
- a CDS encoding SIMPL domain-containing protein encodes MAAIKEPWGLSVLGAGSVSAEPRLAHVDLAVDLLAPTPKAAFAEAGVAVARLRDVLREHGIPDSDVSGSRLQLTSQYNGYGADKTFHGYGCVATYTVRTEALAQLELLIEDAVTAGANRVDAVRFEVEDKPAMRDEARRRAVAAARRKAEVYAEAAGVRLGPVIHIEDVDPESMGSYSHGRRRGGDPEEDGALTPGSVRVEAAVLLGFALLPE; translated from the coding sequence ATGGCAGCGATCAAAGAGCCCTGGGGGCTCAGTGTGCTCGGCGCGGGCAGCGTGTCCGCCGAACCCCGACTCGCCCACGTGGACCTGGCGGTCGATCTCCTCGCTCCGACACCGAAGGCGGCCTTCGCAGAGGCGGGTGTGGCGGTGGCCCGGCTGCGGGACGTCCTGCGCGAACACGGCATACCGGACTCCGACGTGTCCGGGTCACGACTGCAGCTCACCTCGCAGTACAACGGCTACGGCGCGGACAAGACCTTCCACGGCTACGGCTGCGTGGCCACGTACACCGTGCGGACGGAGGCGCTGGCCCAGCTGGAGCTCCTGATCGAGGACGCGGTCACGGCCGGCGCGAACCGCGTCGACGCCGTGCGGTTCGAGGTGGAGGACAAGCCCGCCATGCGGGACGAGGCCCGCCGCCGGGCGGTGGCGGCCGCCCGGCGCAAGGCCGAGGTGTACGCGGAGGCGGCCGGGGTGCGGCTGGGTCCGGTGATCCACATCGAGGACGTGGACCCCGAGTCGATGGGCAGCTACAGCCACGGCCGCCGCAGGGGCGGGGACCCGGAGGAGGACGGCGCCCTCACCCCGGGCTCGGTCCGCGTCGAGGCAGCGGTCCTCCTCGGCTTCGCCCTGCTCCCCGAGTAA
- a CDS encoding acetyl-CoA C-acetyltransferase produces the protein MPEAYIVDAVRTPVGRRNGGLSAVHPADLGAHVLKALIERSGVDPAAVEDVVFGCLDTVGPQAGDIARTAWLAAGLPEEVPGVTVDRQCGSSQQAVHFAAQGVLSGTQDLVVAGGTQNMSMIPIAFASRQAAEPLGLTEGPYAGSAGWRARYGDAPVNQFHGAQLIAQKWGITRRDMEEFALRSHRRAIRAVDEGRFARETVAYGDVGVDEGPRRDTTLEKMAGLKPVVEGGTITAAVSSQVSDGAAAMLIASERAVREHGLRPRARIHHLSVRGEDPIRMLSAPIPATAYALKKTGMTLGDIDLVEINEAFAPVVLAWLKETGADPGRVNVNGGAIALGHPLGATGVRLMTTLLHELERTGGRYGLQTMCEGGGQANVTIIERL, from the coding sequence ATGCCCGAGGCCTACATAGTCGATGCGGTACGCACCCCGGTGGGGCGGCGCAACGGCGGCCTGTCCGCCGTCCACCCCGCCGACCTGGGGGCACACGTCCTGAAGGCACTGATCGAGCGGTCCGGGGTGGACCCGGCCGCCGTGGAGGACGTGGTGTTCGGCTGCCTCGACACGGTGGGGCCGCAGGCCGGGGACATCGCCCGTACGGCCTGGCTGGCGGCCGGGCTGCCCGAGGAGGTGCCCGGGGTCACCGTCGACCGCCAGTGCGGGTCCTCGCAGCAGGCCGTGCACTTCGCGGCGCAGGGAGTCCTGTCCGGCACCCAGGACCTGGTGGTCGCGGGCGGCACCCAGAACATGTCGATGATCCCGATCGCCTTCGCCTCCCGGCAGGCGGCCGAACCCCTCGGCCTCACGGAGGGCCCGTACGCGGGCTCGGCGGGCTGGCGGGCCCGGTACGGGGACGCCCCGGTGAACCAGTTCCACGGCGCCCAGCTGATCGCCCAGAAGTGGGGGATCACCCGGCGGGACATGGAGGAGTTCGCCCTGCGCTCGCACCGGCGCGCGATCCGGGCCGTCGACGAGGGCCGCTTCGCGCGCGAGACGGTGGCCTACGGGGACGTGGGCGTGGACGAGGGCCCGCGCCGGGACACGACCCTGGAGAAGATGGCCGGCCTCAAGCCGGTGGTCGAGGGCGGCACCATCACGGCGGCCGTCTCCTCCCAGGTGTCGGACGGCGCGGCGGCGATGCTGATCGCCTCCGAGCGGGCGGTACGGGAACACGGCCTGCGGCCGCGCGCCCGCATCCACCACCTCTCGGTACGCGGCGAGGACCCCATCCGGATGCTGTCCGCGCCGATCCCGGCCACGGCGTACGCGCTGAAGAAGACCGGCATGACGCTGGGCGACATCGACCTGGTGGAGATCAACGAGGCGTTCGCCCCGGTGGTGCTGGCCTGGCTGAAGGAGACCGGCGCCGACCCCGGGCGGGTCAACGTCAACGGCGGCGCGATCGCACTGGGCCACCCGCTGGGCGCGACCGGGGTGAGGCTGATGACCACCCTCCTGCACGAACTGGAACGCACCGGCGGCCGCTACGGCCTCCAGACCATGTGCGAGGGCGGCGGCCAGGCCAACGTGACGATCATCGAGCGGCTGTAG
- a CDS encoding TetR/AcrR family transcriptional regulator gives MPTNKPTSQKKPQVTPSPERRRELLDTAAEVFAAQGYNATTVRKIADAAGMLAGSLYYHFDSKESMLDEILSAFLTELWDGYDTVLAAGLGPRETIEALVTESFREIDRHRAAVAIYQKESRTLSAQPRFHYLSDSQQKFEKAWLGTLERGVEAKVFRADLDIRLTYRFVRDTVWVAASWYRPGGQHSPEEIARQYLSMVLDGIALRPT, from the coding sequence GTGCCAACGAACAAGCCGACGTCCCAGAAGAAGCCGCAGGTGACCCCCTCCCCCGAACGGCGTCGTGAACTCCTCGACACCGCCGCCGAGGTCTTCGCCGCGCAGGGCTACAACGCCACCACCGTCCGCAAGATCGCCGATGCCGCCGGGATGCTCGCCGGCAGCCTCTACTACCACTTCGATTCCAAGGAATCGATGCTCGACGAGATCCTCTCGGCCTTCCTGACGGAACTGTGGGACGGCTACGACACCGTCCTCGCCGCCGGTCTCGGCCCCAGGGAGACCATCGAGGCCCTGGTCACCGAGTCCTTCCGCGAGATCGACCGGCACCGCGCCGCCGTCGCCATCTACCAGAAGGAGTCCCGCACCCTCTCCGCACAGCCCCGCTTCCACTACCTCTCCGACTCGCAGCAGAAGTTCGAGAAGGCGTGGCTGGGGACGCTGGAACGGGGCGTCGAGGCCAAGGTCTTCCGCGCTGACCTCGACATCCGCCTCACCTACCGCTTCGTGCGCGACACGGTGTGGGTGGCGGCCTCCTGGTACCGGCCGGGCGGCCAGCACAGCCCCGAGGAGATCGCCCGCCAGTACCTGTCGATGGTGCTGGACGGGATCGCACTGCGCCCCACCTGA
- a CDS encoding SDR family oxidoreductase, with protein MSTPDYVPGHGLLKDRTAVVTAAAGAGIGGATARRLLEEGARIVIGDAHARRLKETEEALAAEFGADRVTSLPCDVTEEDQVQALFAHAEHVHGRLDIVVNNAGLGGTTALVDMTDAQWSRVLDVTLNGTFRCTRAALRALKASGGGGVIVNNASVIGWRAQTGQAHYAAAKAGVMALTRCAALEAAEFGVRVNAVAPSLAMHPHLVKVTSEELLAELTAREAFGRYAEPWEVANVIVFLASAYSSYMTGETVSVSSQHA; from the coding sequence GTGAGCACCCCCGACTACGTCCCCGGACACGGACTGCTGAAGGACCGCACCGCCGTCGTCACCGCCGCCGCCGGGGCCGGGATCGGCGGGGCCACCGCCCGCCGCCTCCTGGAGGAGGGCGCCCGCATCGTCATCGGCGACGCCCACGCCCGCCGCCTGAAGGAGACCGAAGAGGCGCTCGCCGCCGAGTTCGGGGCCGACCGCGTCACCTCCCTGCCCTGCGACGTCACCGAAGAGGACCAGGTCCAGGCCCTCTTCGCACACGCCGAGCACGTCCACGGCCGCCTCGACATCGTCGTCAACAACGCAGGCCTCGGCGGCACCACCGCCCTCGTCGACATGACCGACGCCCAGTGGTCCCGGGTCCTCGACGTCACCCTGAACGGAACCTTCCGCTGCACCCGCGCCGCCCTGCGCGCGCTCAAGGCGTCCGGCGGCGGCGGAGTGATCGTCAACAACGCCTCCGTCATCGGCTGGCGCGCCCAGACCGGCCAGGCCCACTACGCCGCGGCCAAGGCCGGGGTGATGGCCCTGACCCGCTGCGCGGCCCTGGAGGCCGCCGAGTTCGGCGTACGCGTCAACGCGGTCGCCCCGAGCCTGGCCATGCACCCGCACCTGGTGAAGGTCACCAGCGAGGAACTCCTCGCCGAACTCACCGCCCGCGAGGCCTTCGGCCGGTACGCCGAACCCTGGGAGGTCGCCAACGTCATCGTCTTCCTGGCCAGCGCCTACTCGTCGTACATGACCGGCGAGACGGTGTCGGTCAGCAGCCAGCACGCCTAG
- a CDS encoding acyl-CoA dehydrogenase family protein produces MELAHTADVEAFRAEARTWLRAHVPARPLPSLETAEGFAAHREWEALLHADRWSVVSWPEEYGGRGVDIVKWLVFEEEYWAAGAPGRVAQNGISLLAPTLFDHASAQQRARVLPSMASGEAIWAQAWSEPESGSDLASLTSRAVRTAGGWLLTGQKTWSSRAAFADRAFGIFRTDPDAPKPHQGLTYLMFDLRAPGVTVRPIGRLDGKPAFAELFLDQVFVPDEDVIGEPGQGWRIAMSTTGNERGLTLRSPGRFLAAADRLVGLWRAQGDPSDTALRDRVADAVVGARAYELYTWANASRFAAGAAIGAESSLNKVFWSQYDIALHETALDLLGPDAELAEGEWAEPWVFSLAGPIYAGTNEIQRDIIAERLLGLPKGRR; encoded by the coding sequence ATGGAACTCGCGCACACGGCGGACGTGGAGGCCTTCCGGGCCGAGGCCCGGACCTGGCTCCGCGCCCATGTCCCGGCCCGTCCCCTGCCCTCCCTGGAGACGGCCGAGGGCTTCGCGGCGCACCGGGAATGGGAGGCACTGCTGCACGCGGACCGCTGGTCGGTGGTCTCCTGGCCCGAGGAGTACGGCGGCCGGGGCGTGGACATCGTCAAGTGGCTGGTGTTCGAGGAGGAGTACTGGGCCGCGGGCGCGCCCGGCCGGGTCGCGCAGAACGGCATCAGCCTCCTCGCTCCCACCCTCTTCGACCACGCGAGCGCGCAGCAGCGCGCGCGGGTGCTGCCGTCGATGGCTAGCGGCGAGGCGATCTGGGCGCAGGCCTGGTCGGAACCCGAGTCGGGGTCCGACCTGGCCTCGCTCACGTCGCGGGCGGTCCGCACGGCGGGCGGCTGGCTGCTGACCGGGCAGAAGACCTGGTCCTCCCGGGCGGCCTTCGCGGACCGCGCCTTCGGGATCTTCCGCACGGATCCGGACGCCCCCAAACCCCACCAGGGGCTGACGTACCTGATGTTCGACCTGCGGGCGCCGGGGGTGACGGTGCGGCCCATCGGCCGGCTCGACGGCAAGCCGGCCTTCGCGGAGCTGTTCCTTGACCAGGTGTTCGTCCCGGACGAGGACGTGATCGGGGAGCCGGGGCAGGGCTGGCGGATCGCCATGTCGACGACCGGCAACGAGCGCGGGCTGACCCTGCGCTCCCCCGGCCGTTTCCTGGCGGCGGCGGACCGGCTGGTCGGGCTGTGGCGTGCGCAGGGGGATCCGTCGGACACGGCGCTGCGGGACCGGGTGGCGGACGCGGTGGTCGGGGCCCGCGCGTACGAGCTGTACACCTGGGCGAACGCCTCGCGCTTCGCGGCGGGCGCTGCGATCGGCGCCGAGTCCAGCCTGAACAAGGTGTTCTGGTCGCAGTACGACATCGCCCTGCACGAGACGGCGCTGGACCTGCTGGGCCCGGACGCGGAGCTCGCGGAGGGCGAGTGGGCCGAGCCGTGGGTGTTCTCCCTGGCCGGGCCGATCTACGCGGGTACGAACGAGATCCAGCGCGACATCATCGCCGAGCGGCTGCTCGGCCTCCCGAAGGGCCGCCGCTGA
- a CDS encoding acyl-CoA dehydrogenase family protein: MRFLPTDEQSDFARTLRSLLGSAEVPAAVRAWADGDAGPARAVWSRLAGTGLFALAVPEDYEGAGLLPLELSLGFVELGRAGVPGPVVESAAVSVLLTELADEALAKRFLPGLAQGGAPATLTLPGGSPYALDADAAHCFTVSAAGELRLAAGHGARLGSTDPARRLSLPPAGGGELLAAGPAVIRAAGVAGRWARLLTAAQCLGVGEALLARTVEYVKQRTQFGTPIGSFQAVKHRLADTLLDLEFARPLVWAAALSPGPGEVAAAKLAAGEASYRAAMTALQLHGAVGYTEELDLSLWLRKARPLRDAWGSPSACRAEVLRSLTPARR, encoded by the coding sequence ATGCGTTTCCTGCCGACCGACGAGCAGTCGGACTTCGCCCGGACGCTGCGCTCCCTGCTGGGTTCGGCGGAGGTCCCCGCGGCGGTACGGGCCTGGGCGGACGGCGATGCCGGGCCGGCGCGGGCGGTGTGGTCCCGGCTCGCGGGGACGGGTCTGTTCGCGCTGGCCGTCCCCGAGGACTACGAGGGGGCGGGCCTGCTCCCGCTGGAACTGTCGCTCGGCTTCGTGGAGCTGGGCCGGGCCGGGGTACCGGGGCCGGTGGTGGAGAGCGCCGCGGTGTCGGTGCTGCTGACGGAGCTGGCGGACGAGGCGCTCGCCAAGCGGTTCCTGCCGGGGCTGGCGCAGGGCGGGGCCCCGGCCACGCTGACCCTGCCGGGCGGGAGCCCGTACGCCCTGGACGCGGACGCGGCGCACTGCTTCACGGTGTCGGCGGCGGGCGAACTGCGGCTGGCGGCCGGCCACGGCGCGCGGCTCGGGTCGACGGACCCCGCACGCCGGCTCTCCCTCCCGCCGGCCGGCGGGGGTGAGCTGCTGGCGGCGGGCCCGGCGGTGATCCGGGCGGCCGGGGTGGCCGGACGCTGGGCCCGGCTGCTGACGGCGGCCCAGTGCCTGGGCGTCGGCGAGGCACTGCTGGCCAGGACGGTGGAGTACGTGAAGCAGCGCACGCAGTTCGGGACGCCGATCGGGAGCTTCCAGGCGGTCAAGCACCGGCTGGCGGACACCCTGCTCGACCTGGAGTTCGCGCGCCCGCTGGTGTGGGCGGCGGCGCTGTCCCCGGGCCCGGGCGAGGTGGCGGCGGCGAAACTGGCGGCCGGCGAGGCGTCGTACCGGGCGGCGATGACGGCGCTCCAGCTCCACGGTGCGGTGGGCTACACCGAGGAGCTGGACCTGTCGCTGTGGCTGCGCAAGGCCCGCCCCCTGCGGGACGCCTGGGGATCTCCGTCGGCCTGCCGGGCCGAGGTGCTGCGGTCCCTCACACCAGCGCGACGCTGA
- a CDS encoding class I SAM-dependent methyltransferase, which yields MTTRARSFDAAAALYAAHRPSYPPALFDAVESLTGRPLAGARVADVGAGTGIATALLHGRGAEVVAVEPGDGMAAEFRRTYPGIPIVRGDGDRLPLATGSVDLLTYAQAWHWTDPARSVPEARRVLRPGGALALWWNDTDATVPWIAGQEERLRAFFGVEGETHRTLPEGLGGFTSRSVTWTRRITLDDHLANLASHSAFLVLDEARTRAYFEEERELLTPLFPEGTVEEQYVVNLSVALV from the coding sequence ATGACGACCCGAGCCCGTTCCTTCGACGCAGCAGCCGCCTTGTACGCGGCCCACCGCCCCAGCTACCCGCCGGCCCTCTTCGACGCCGTCGAGTCCCTCACCGGGCGGCCGCTCGCCGGGGCCCGGGTGGCCGACGTAGGGGCCGGCACCGGGATCGCCACCGCGCTCCTGCACGGGCGCGGGGCCGAGGTCGTCGCCGTGGAGCCCGGGGACGGCATGGCCGCCGAGTTCCGCCGTACCTACCCCGGCATCCCGATCGTGCGCGGCGACGGCGACCGGCTGCCGCTGGCCACCGGCTCCGTCGACCTCCTCACCTACGCCCAGGCCTGGCACTGGACCGACCCGGCCCGCTCCGTGCCCGAGGCCCGGCGGGTGCTGCGCCCCGGCGGCGCGCTCGCGCTCTGGTGGAACGACACGGACGCCACCGTGCCGTGGATCGCCGGACAGGAGGAGCGGCTCCGGGCCTTCTTCGGGGTCGAGGGGGAGACCCACCGCACGCTGCCCGAAGGGCTCGGCGGGTTCACCAGCCGGTCGGTGACGTGGACCCGGCGCATCACGCTGGACGACCACCTCGCCAACCTCGCCAGCCACTCCGCCTTCCTGGTCCTGGACGAGGCCCGCACCCGCGCGTACTTCGAGGAGGAGCGGGAACTGCTCACCCCGCTCTTCCCGGAGGGCACCGTCGAGGAGCAGTACGTCGTGAACCTCAGCGTCGCGCTGGTGTGA
- a CDS encoding alpha/beta hydrolase has translation MSGLHAPDPLSPGARALCDAMTAGFPGPGDLHALRAAAASGAGRTGPAMASVSDTAAGGVPVRIYDPAPCPADRPLVVFLHGGGWVMCGLDSHDATCRSLAVAAGAVVVSADYRLAPEHPWPAAPDDALTVLLWARDRARALGCDPGRVVLAGDSSGGNLAAVTALRAPGLAAGQVLFYPPLDAWMDSASVETYAEGYFHTAAHMAWYWDQYGGDPEHPHVSPLRAPGLSGLPPALIVLADCDVLRDEGLAYARRLAQAGVDCTLQLHPGVFHGFLGLPLPAGAAALRAAGAWVAGIRTAETGGAQA, from the coding sequence ATGAGCGGCCTCCACGCCCCCGACCCGCTCTCGCCCGGGGCAAGAGCGCTGTGCGACGCGATGACCGCCGGCTTCCCGGGACCGGGCGACCTCCACGCCCTCCGGGCGGCCGCGGCCTCCGGAGCCGGACGCACCGGCCCGGCGATGGCCTCGGTGTCCGACACGGCCGCGGGCGGGGTCCCGGTCCGGATCTACGATCCCGCGCCGTGCCCGGCCGACCGGCCCCTGGTCGTCTTCCTGCACGGTGGCGGCTGGGTGATGTGCGGCCTGGACTCCCACGACGCGACCTGCCGCTCCCTGGCCGTGGCCGCGGGGGCGGTGGTCGTCTCGGCGGACTACCGGCTGGCCCCCGAGCACCCCTGGCCGGCGGCGCCGGACGACGCGCTGACGGTCCTGCTCTGGGCCCGGGACCGGGCCCGGGCGCTGGGCTGCGATCCCGGCCGGGTGGTGCTGGCGGGCGACTCCAGCGGCGGCAACCTCGCCGCCGTGACGGCGTTGCGCGCGCCCGGGCTCGCGGCGGGACAGGTGCTGTTCTATCCGCCGCTGGACGCCTGGATGGACTCCGCCTCCGTGGAGACGTACGCGGAGGGCTACTTCCACACCGCCGCCCACATGGCCTGGTACTGGGACCAGTACGGCGGCGACCCGGAGCACCCGCACGTCTCGCCGCTGCGCGCCCCCGGCCTGTCGGGCCTGCCGCCCGCCCTCATCGTCCTCGCGGACTGCGACGTGCTGCGCGACGAGGGCCTCGCGTACGCCCGCCGGCTGGCGCAGGCCGGTGTCGACTGCACGCTCCAGCTCCACCCGGGGGTCTTCCACGGCTTCCTGGGCCTGCCGCTGCCGGCGGGCGCCGCCGCGCTCCGGGCGGCCGGGGCCTGGGTGGCCGGGATCCGCACGGCGGAGACGGGAGGGGCGCAGGCATGA
- a CDS encoding SDR family NAD(P)-dependent oxidoreductase, translating to MGERLGGKVVVITGAGRGQGAAEARLCAEAGARVVVTDVREDEGRAVAGGLGDQGLYVRHDVRDPASWAAVVKEAIRAFGTVSALVNNAALWRTAHVEEQRPEDFEALLRVNLLGPFLGIQAVAPVLRAGGGGSVVNISSTAGLVGIAGHAAYGSTKFGLRGLTRSAALDLAGDRIRVNSVHPGAIDTPMVAEAVAGRDWSHVPLGRMGRPEEVGELVLFLCSDASSYVTGSEFTVDGGMTAA from the coding sequence GTGGGGGAGCGGCTCGGCGGAAAGGTCGTCGTGATCACCGGCGCCGGGCGCGGCCAGGGCGCCGCCGAGGCCCGGCTGTGTGCGGAGGCGGGAGCCCGCGTCGTCGTCACCGACGTACGGGAGGACGAGGGCCGGGCGGTGGCCGGCGGACTCGGCGACCAGGGGCTGTACGTCCGCCACGACGTGAGGGACCCGGCGAGCTGGGCGGCGGTGGTCAAGGAGGCGATCCGCGCCTTCGGCACGGTGTCGGCCCTGGTCAACAACGCGGCCCTGTGGCGCACCGCCCACGTGGAGGAACAGCGGCCGGAGGACTTCGAAGCGCTGCTGCGGGTCAACCTGCTCGGCCCGTTCCTCGGCATCCAGGCGGTCGCGCCGGTGCTGCGGGCCGGTGGGGGCGGCTCGGTCGTCAACATCTCCTCCACCGCCGGACTGGTCGGGATCGCGGGCCACGCCGCCTACGGATCCACCAAGTTCGGGCTGCGCGGACTGACCCGGTCGGCGGCGCTCGACCTCGCCGGGGACCGGATCCGGGTCAACTCGGTGCACCCGGGGGCCATCGACACCCCGATGGTGGCCGAGGCCGTGGCGGGACGGGACTGGTCGCACGTGCCACTGGGGCGCATGGGCCGCCCGGAGGAGGTCGGGGAACTGGTCCTCTTCCTCTGCTCGGACGCGTCCTCGTACGTGACGGGCAGCGAGTTCACCGTGGACGGGGGGATGACGGCGGCATGA